Proteins found in one Lycium ferocissimum isolate CSIRO_LF1 chromosome 6, AGI_CSIRO_Lferr_CH_V1, whole genome shotgun sequence genomic segment:
- the LOC132060632 gene encoding defensin-like protein 1 gives MERKCFGLFFVLLMIFASEMEIMPQVEARVCMSPSHGYHGPCLRDHNCALVCRNEGFSGGDCVGIQRKCYCTKLC, from the exons ATGGAGAGGAAATGTTTTGGGCTTTTCTTTGTGCTTCTCATGATTTTTGCCTCAG AAATGGAAATAATGCCACAAGTAGAAGCAAGAGTGTGCATGTCCCCTAGCCATGGCTATCATGGTCCCTGCTTGCGTGATCACAATTGTGCTCTTGTTTGCCGAAATGAAGGCTTCTCTGGTGGTGACTGTGTTGGCATCCAACGCAAGTGTTATTGCACTAAGCtctgctaa